A region of Pyxidicoccus parkwaysis DNA encodes the following proteins:
- a CDS encoding LysR family transcriptional regulator, with product MAYQSEHALEELRAFVAVVEAQGFSAAARAMHGRKATLSKRVQDLEERLGVPLLVRTTRSLRLTEEGRAYFEHASRALSSVRDAEAAVLAAKAEPRGVLHVTTSASIAALVLDNVVATYLSRHSAVRIELDVSERRGDLVRDGFDLAVWAGALDDSSLVARRLGVAAGGYYASPEYLSRRSTPRSPEDLGAHDTIAVPKGDAPADWAFVAAGKRKRVSLRPRLVVTDLALAVRAAAAGLGIVRAPRSVAEPYLAKRQLVPVLAEMTPPGLEVFAVFPPGGALVPKTRVFVDLLQQWFDRGRGAAARQATNSSSTFSR from the coding sequence ATGGCGTACCAATCCGAACATGCGCTCGAGGAGCTTCGGGCTTTCGTCGCGGTCGTCGAAGCCCAGGGCTTCAGCGCGGCGGCCCGCGCGATGCACGGGCGAAAGGCGACGCTCAGCAAGCGCGTTCAGGACCTGGAGGAGCGCCTTGGCGTGCCGCTGCTCGTTCGGACCACGCGCTCCCTTCGGCTAACGGAAGAGGGGCGGGCCTACTTCGAGCACGCGTCGCGGGCCCTTTCATCCGTGCGAGATGCCGAGGCCGCGGTCCTCGCCGCGAAAGCGGAGCCGCGAGGCGTCTTGCATGTCACGACCTCTGCGTCGATAGCGGCGCTCGTGCTCGACAACGTCGTCGCGACCTACCTCTCCAGGCACTCCGCGGTCCGCATCGAGCTCGATGTGTCCGAGCGCCGGGGTGACCTCGTGCGCGACGGCTTCGACCTCGCGGTGTGGGCGGGCGCTCTGGACGACTCGTCCCTCGTCGCGCGAAGGCTGGGTGTCGCGGCAGGCGGGTACTACGCGAGTCCCGAGTACCTCTCGCGAAGGTCGACGCCGCGCTCACCGGAAGACCTCGGGGCCCATGACACCATCGCGGTGCCCAAGGGCGACGCGCCGGCGGATTGGGCCTTCGTTGCCGCCGGGAAGCGGAAGCGCGTCTCTCTCCGGCCGCGCCTTGTGGTGACCGACCTGGCGCTGGCGGTTCGAGCCGCGGCCGCCGGGCTGGGCATCGTTCGTGCTCCGCGCTCGGTCGCGGAGCCGTACCTCGCGAAGAGGCAGCTCGTGCCGGTCCTGGCCGAAATGACGCCGCCGGGGCTCGAGGTGTTTGCCGTCTTTCCGCCCGGCGGCGCGCTCGTTCCGAAGACGCGCGTGTTCGTCGACCTGCTACAGCAGTGGTTCGACAGAGGCCGAGGAGCGGCCGCTCGTCAGGCCACCAACTCCAGCTCGACCTTCTCCAGGTAG
- a CDS encoding LysR substrate-binding domain-containing protein — MRYTDLDMELLRAFVTVVDAGGFTAAGARLGRTQAAMSIRIKRLEDLLERQVFDRSSRSPALTRDGELLLSYARQILKLNDETVQRFIEPDNEGELRLGVAEYFVPQHLPVVLSRFTQAYPRVHIQVKVGLNDNLFESLDRGELDVAICRRDHPRQGGRVVRRERLRWAAAQWFRPDAASALPLCSLPPSCIFRSRGLAALESIGRSWRVIYTSESVMGVIAAAQAGLGVAVLPESSVSGGLVPLSSEDGFPDLGEIELAIFGESGERKRLTSTLVRYIEESLRPSEPPRLVG; from the coding sequence GTGCGCTACACCGACCTGGACATGGAGCTGCTGCGGGCGTTCGTCACGGTGGTGGACGCGGGTGGGTTCACCGCTGCTGGAGCGCGGCTCGGACGGACGCAGGCGGCCATGAGCATCCGCATCAAGCGGCTGGAGGACCTGCTGGAGCGGCAGGTGTTCGACCGGAGCAGCCGCTCGCCTGCGTTGACCCGGGATGGGGAGCTGCTGCTGAGCTATGCGCGGCAGATTCTCAAGCTGAATGACGAGACGGTTCAGCGCTTCATCGAGCCGGACAACGAGGGTGAGCTGCGGCTCGGGGTGGCGGAGTATTTCGTGCCGCAGCATCTGCCGGTGGTGCTGTCCCGCTTCACGCAGGCGTATCCGCGTGTGCACATCCAGGTGAAGGTCGGGTTGAACGACAACCTGTTCGAATCGCTCGACCGGGGTGAGCTGGACGTGGCCATCTGCCGCAGGGACCACCCGCGCCAGGGAGGACGCGTCGTGCGGCGCGAGCGGCTGCGGTGGGCGGCGGCGCAGTGGTTCCGGCCTGATGCGGCGTCGGCGCTGCCGCTGTGTTCGCTGCCGCCATCGTGCATCTTCCGCTCGCGCGGGCTCGCGGCGCTGGAGTCCATTGGACGGTCGTGGCGCGTCATCTACACGAGCGAGAGCGTCATGGGCGTCATCGCGGCGGCACAGGCCGGACTGGGTGTGGCGGTGCTTCCGGAGAGTTCTGTGTCGGGTGGACTGGTGCCGCTCTCGTCCGAGGATGGGTTCCCGGACCTGGGCGAGATTGAGCTCGCAATTTTTGGCGAGAGTGGTGAGCGCAAGCGGTTGACGTCCACGCTCGTGCGCTACATCGAAGAGAGCCTGCGCCCGAGTGAGCCTCCGCGGCTCGTCGGATGA
- a CDS encoding zinc-binding alcohol dehydrogenase family protein, protein MKAIAYRQSLPIEHPESLIDVELPTPKPTGRELLVRVEAISVNPVDYKIRKNVDPKGQNKVLGWDAAGTVIAVGPDATLFKPGDEVYYAGALEKPGTNMQQHLVDERIVGRKPKSLTFAQAAAIPLTAITAWELLFDRLRIRIGKPHDAGSVLVLGGAGGVGSIAIQLARRLTGLTVLATASRAESEKWVRDMGAHHVIDHTKPWVEQVKAVVPRGVDYVLGLTHTEQHFDSIVDAIAPQGALGLIDESSTPLPILKLKSKSISIHWELMFTRPRWETPDMIAQHHLLNEVADLVDAGVLRTTLTADLGAINAANLKRAHAQVESGRTIGKLVLSGF, encoded by the coding sequence ATGAAAGCCATCGCCTACCGCCAGTCGCTGCCCATCGAGCACCCCGAGAGCCTCATCGACGTCGAGCTCCCCACCCCGAAGCCCACGGGCCGCGAGCTGCTGGTCCGCGTCGAGGCCATCTCGGTGAACCCGGTGGACTACAAGATTCGCAAGAACGTCGACCCCAAGGGCCAGAACAAGGTGCTCGGCTGGGACGCGGCGGGCACCGTCATCGCCGTGGGCCCGGACGCCACGCTCTTCAAGCCGGGCGACGAGGTCTATTACGCGGGCGCGCTGGAGAAGCCGGGCACCAACATGCAGCAGCACCTGGTGGACGAGCGCATCGTCGGCCGCAAGCCGAAGTCGCTCACCTTCGCCCAGGCCGCCGCGATTCCGCTCACCGCCATCACCGCGTGGGAGTTGCTGTTCGACCGGCTCCGCATCCGCATCGGCAAGCCTCACGACGCGGGCTCGGTGCTCGTCCTCGGCGGCGCGGGCGGCGTGGGCTCCATCGCGATTCAGCTCGCGCGTCGTCTCACGGGCCTGACGGTGCTGGCCACCGCGTCCCGCGCCGAGTCCGAGAAGTGGGTCCGCGACATGGGCGCGCACCACGTCATCGACCACACGAAGCCCTGGGTGGAGCAGGTGAAGGCCGTGGTGCCGCGAGGCGTGGACTACGTGCTCGGCCTCACGCACACGGAGCAGCACTTCGACTCCATCGTCGACGCCATCGCCCCGCAGGGTGCGCTCGGCCTCATCGACGAGTCATCGACGCCGCTGCCCATCCTCAAGCTCAAGTCGAAGAGCATCTCCATCCACTGGGAGCTGATGTTCACCCGCCCCCGCTGGGAGACGCCGGACATGATTGCGCAGCACCACCTGCTCAACGAAGTCGCCGACCTGGTGGACGCCGGAGTCCTGCGCACCACGCTCACCGCTGACCTGGGCGCCATCAACGCGGCCAACCTCAAGCGCGCGCACGCACAGGTGGAGAGCGGGCGCACGATTGGCAAGCTCGTGCTCAGCGGCTTCTGA
- a CDS encoding SDR family oxidoreductase, translating to MTNRTWFITGVSSGFGRHMTEQLLERGERVAGTVRKLDSMNGLKARYGTLLWLAQLDVTDTAAVRSVVNRAFSELGRIDVIVNNAGYGLFGAAEGLSEEQIDHELATNLVGSIQVIRAATPHLRSQGGGRILQISTYGGQAAGAGGSLYHASKWGIEGFTEAMMQELAPFNIGVTIIEPGGARTGFRFGSAQVGAKLPAYEGTPAGRVHAFLEDRSRLPNGDPVRMVQRMIASVDQTPAPKRLVLGSDSYAALVKALKERLADIEHQAESAASTDI from the coding sequence ATGACAAACAGGACCTGGTTCATCACAGGCGTGAGCAGCGGCTTCGGCCGCCACATGACAGAGCAGCTCCTCGAGCGCGGAGAGCGCGTCGCCGGTACCGTCCGCAAGCTGGATTCGATGAACGGCCTGAAGGCTCGCTACGGCACGCTTCTCTGGCTGGCGCAGCTGGATGTCACCGACACCGCCGCAGTCAGGAGCGTCGTCAACCGGGCGTTCAGCGAGCTCGGCCGGATTGACGTCATCGTCAACAATGCCGGCTACGGCCTGTTCGGCGCCGCGGAGGGGCTCTCCGAAGAGCAAATCGACCACGAGCTCGCGACGAATCTGGTCGGCTCGATTCAGGTCATCCGCGCTGCCACGCCACACCTGCGCAGTCAGGGCGGCGGACGGATCCTCCAGATCTCTACCTACGGCGGACAGGCGGCGGGCGCCGGTGGCTCGCTCTACCATGCGAGCAAATGGGGCATCGAAGGCTTCACAGAGGCCATGATGCAGGAGCTCGCCCCTTTCAACATTGGAGTGACCATCATCGAGCCTGGCGGCGCGAGGACCGGGTTCCGCTTCGGAAGCGCACAGGTCGGCGCGAAACTACCTGCCTACGAGGGAACCCCTGCCGGGAGGGTCCACGCCTTCCTGGAGGACCGCAGCCGTCTTCCCAATGGCGACCCGGTCAGGATGGTTCAGCGGATGATCGCGAGCGTCGATCAGACCCCCGCCCCGAAGCGGCTCGTGCTCGGCAGCGACTCCTACGCGGCGCTCGTCAAAGCGCTCAAGGAGCGTCTGGCGGACATCGAGCACCAGGCAGAAAGTGCGGCTTCCACTGATATCTAA
- a CDS encoding sigma 54-interacting transcriptional regulator translates to MSNSERPSGAGRPPETSEDVQQTRPIGEGRPGFSGAVRRFRFTLLEGPQPGLVKDSNADTFSIGSHALNDLVLDEPTVSRFHCEVKIDRDGARVRDLDSRNGTVLDGVHVREAWLRGGSVLRLGRVSVRFDFSAESNRLLISERTTFGELVGQAAVTRASFALMERAAASDATVLLEGETGTGKSRAALAIHRASTRASGPFLTVDCGAIPGNLLESELFGHEKGAFTGALQRRVGAFEEADGGTIFLDEVGELPSELQPKLLRVLEDREIRRLGANTYQPINVRVIAATHRDLRAEVNAGRFRPDLFFRLAVVRILIPALRERPEDIPFIAQRILAAFGADAAQVEALSTPEFIAQLQHAAWPGNVRELRNHLERCLVFQDAMPPATEDVNPQGVLRSLVDPKQPYAEARRRALEAFEREYLDALIKLHGGKVSQAATAADMDRVYLYRLLRRHGLRT, encoded by the coding sequence ATGAGCAACTCCGAGCGACCTTCGGGAGCGGGCCGGCCACCCGAAACCTCCGAGGACGTCCAGCAGACCCGGCCCATCGGCGAAGGCCGGCCGGGTTTCTCCGGCGCCGTCCGTCGCTTCCGCTTCACCCTTCTCGAGGGCCCTCAGCCCGGCCTCGTCAAGGACTCCAACGCGGACACCTTCTCCATCGGCTCGCACGCGCTCAATGACCTCGTCCTCGACGAGCCCACGGTGTCGCGCTTTCACTGCGAGGTGAAGATCGACCGCGACGGCGCGCGCGTGAGGGACTTGGACAGCCGCAACGGCACGGTGCTCGACGGCGTCCACGTACGCGAGGCCTGGCTGCGCGGAGGCAGCGTGCTTCGCCTGGGCCGCGTCAGCGTGCGCTTCGACTTCAGCGCGGAGAGCAACCGGCTCCTCATCTCCGAGCGCACCACCTTCGGCGAGCTCGTGGGCCAGGCCGCGGTGACGCGCGCCAGCTTCGCGCTGATGGAGCGCGCCGCCGCCAGCGACGCCACCGTGTTGCTGGAAGGGGAGACGGGCACCGGCAAGAGCCGCGCGGCCCTGGCCATCCACCGCGCGAGCACCCGCGCCTCGGGGCCGTTCCTCACCGTGGACTGCGGCGCCATCCCCGGCAACCTGCTGGAGAGCGAGCTGTTCGGCCACGAGAAGGGCGCCTTCACCGGCGCGCTCCAGCGCCGCGTGGGCGCCTTCGAGGAGGCGGACGGCGGCACCATCTTCCTTGATGAGGTGGGCGAATTGCCCTCCGAGCTCCAGCCCAAGCTGCTGCGCGTGCTGGAGGACCGCGAGATTCGCCGGCTGGGCGCCAACACGTATCAGCCCATCAACGTGCGCGTCATCGCCGCCACGCACCGGGATTTGCGCGCGGAGGTGAATGCGGGCCGCTTCCGGCCGGACCTCTTCTTCCGGCTCGCGGTGGTGCGCATCCTCATCCCCGCGCTGCGCGAGCGGCCCGAGGACATTCCGTTCATCGCTCAGCGCATCCTCGCGGCCTTCGGCGCGGACGCCGCGCAGGTGGAGGCACTGAGCACGCCGGAGTTCATCGCCCAGCTGCAGCACGCCGCGTGGCCTGGAAACGTGCGCGAGTTGCGCAACCACCTGGAGCGCTGCCTCGTGTTCCAGGACGCCATGCCGCCGGCCACCGAGGACGTGAATCCGCAGGGCGTGCTGCGCAGCCTCGTGGACCCGAAGCAGCCCTACGCCGAGGCCCGCCGCCGCGCGCTGGAGGCCTTCGAGCGCGAATACCTGGACGCGCTCATCAAGCTGCACGGCGGCAAGGTGTCGCAGGCTGCCACCGCCGCGGACATGGACCGCGTGTACCTGTACCGCCTGCTGCGCCGGCACGGGCTGCGGACCTGA
- a CDS encoding MBL fold metallo-hydrolase RNA specificity domain-containing protein, translated as MASLHFLGAAGTVTGSKFLLEHDGRKVLVDCGLFQGQKELRQRNWQPLPLPPSSLDAIVLTHAHIDHTGGLPRVVREGYDGPVYATPGTRDLAALLLPDSAHLQEEEARYANKEGFSKHRPALPLYTVSDAERAVGLLETFGYERPKEILPGITLTFYRAGHILGSAVCVFDLKSTRQRVVFSGDLGRYHAPILRDPQSVSSATTLVVESTYGDRQHKVTRPMDALAEAVTGAFERGGVVVIPAFAIGRTQELLYHLRQLEDEKRIPVVDVFVDSPMACDATPIYLAHPEEHDLVMKSLVERGASPLATRRTKFVTSPNESKRLNMHEGPAVIISASGMATGGRVLHHLKHRLPDPRNTVLFVGYQSVGSRGRRLLDGEKELRIHGQMVPVAAEVRSVSGFSAHADWTETMRWMEGFESPPRQTLLVHGEPEALEALRQRVRAKGWKAYVPGYLEKVELELVA; from the coding sequence ATGGCCTCCCTCCACTTTCTCGGTGCCGCCGGTACCGTCACCGGCTCCAAGTTCCTCCTCGAGCACGATGGCCGGAAGGTGCTCGTGGACTGCGGCCTGTTCCAGGGACAGAAGGAGCTCCGCCAGCGGAACTGGCAGCCGCTCCCCCTCCCACCGTCCAGCCTGGACGCCATCGTCCTGACGCACGCTCACATCGACCACACCGGGGGCCTGCCCAGGGTGGTGCGCGAGGGCTACGACGGCCCCGTCTACGCCACACCGGGGACGAGAGACCTGGCGGCCCTGCTCCTGCCGGACTCGGCGCACCTGCAAGAGGAGGAGGCGCGCTATGCGAACAAGGAGGGCTTCTCCAAGCACCGTCCGGCGCTGCCGCTGTACACGGTGTCGGACGCGGAGCGCGCGGTGGGGCTCCTGGAGACGTTCGGCTACGAGCGGCCGAAGGAAATCCTCCCGGGCATCACCCTGACCTTCTACCGGGCGGGCCACATCCTGGGCTCGGCGGTGTGCGTGTTCGACCTGAAGAGCACGCGGCAGCGCGTGGTGTTCAGCGGAGACCTGGGCCGCTACCACGCGCCCATCCTGAGGGACCCGCAGAGCGTGTCCTCGGCCACGACGCTGGTGGTGGAGAGCACCTACGGGGACCGGCAGCACAAAGTAACGCGGCCCATGGACGCGCTGGCTGAGGCCGTGACGGGCGCCTTCGAGCGCGGCGGCGTGGTGGTGATTCCCGCCTTCGCGATTGGGCGGACGCAGGAGCTGCTCTACCACCTGCGCCAGTTGGAGGACGAGAAGCGCATTCCGGTGGTGGACGTATTCGTGGACTCGCCGATGGCGTGCGACGCGACGCCCATCTACCTGGCGCACCCGGAGGAGCACGACCTCGTGATGAAGTCGCTGGTGGAGCGCGGGGCGTCTCCCTTGGCCACGCGGCGCACGAAGTTCGTGACGTCGCCCAACGAGAGCAAGCGGCTGAACATGCACGAGGGCCCTGCGGTCATCATCTCCGCGTCGGGCATGGCCACGGGCGGGCGCGTGCTGCACCACCTGAAGCACCGGCTGCCGGACCCGAGGAACACGGTGCTGTTCGTGGGCTACCAGTCGGTGGGCTCGCGCGGGCGGCGGCTGTTGGATGGCGAGAAGGAGCTGCGCATCCACGGGCAGATGGTGCCGGTGGCGGCGGAGGTCCGCTCCGTGAGTGGCTTCTCCGCGCACGCGGACTGGACGGAGACGATGCGCTGGATGGAGGGCTTCGAGTCGCCTCCCCGACAGACGCTCCTCGTCCACGGCGAGCCCGAGGCCCTGGAGGCCCTGCGCCAGCGCGTCCGAGCCAAGGGTTGGAAGGCGTACGTGCCGGGCTACCTGGAGAAGGTCGAGCTGGAGTTGGTGGCCTGA
- a CDS encoding serine/threonine-protein kinase, whose translation MAGAPPRYDAAPGAELSLYGDALEPGALVGPWVVEARVHPGVTAWLYRASHISTRAPAALKIVREQYNHVSEVLRRFKQEADTLQALHHPHIVEVLEYGELRDGRPWLAMEWLEGESVDQWLAHRGAFSAAEALTVMEELGGALHLAHGRGVLHRDLKAQNVMVLPRAEGFTVKLVDFGIARVQPPEGLSGLTTGGAVLGTPVAMAPEQIRGQAVDARTDLYALGVLLYQLLTGQLPFEGTSAVEVEEQHLHAPPPRLGERVQATPALEAVVQRCLAKRPEDRWPDVPTFLDALRAALAPATTAPWAVGIYVDVRLPESLEEPTDDDLDARDAALDAARDVLEDAGWMFALEGGNAMLAWRLLPDEARTHAEEDARSHAEAVLTRALKASGSVAEVRVYAHAAPSEVTSDAQGRPRLAGSELLKLERWAQGGAAGTVTWADGLIPR comes from the coding sequence ATGGCCGGAGCACCCCCACGTTACGACGCAGCGCCCGGAGCGGAGCTGTCCCTGTACGGAGACGCACTGGAACCCGGAGCACTGGTGGGCCCCTGGGTGGTGGAGGCCCGCGTCCATCCCGGCGTCACCGCGTGGCTCTACCGCGCAAGCCACATCTCCACCCGAGCCCCCGCCGCGCTCAAGATCGTGCGCGAGCAGTACAACCATGTGAGTGAGGTCCTCCGCCGCTTCAAGCAGGAAGCGGACACGCTCCAGGCTCTCCACCATCCGCACATCGTCGAGGTGCTGGAGTACGGAGAGTTGCGCGACGGCCGGCCATGGCTCGCGATGGAGTGGCTGGAGGGAGAGAGCGTGGACCAGTGGCTCGCGCACCGGGGAGCATTCTCCGCCGCTGAAGCACTCACGGTGATGGAAGAACTTGGAGGAGCACTGCACCTGGCGCACGGCCGGGGCGTGCTGCACCGTGACCTCAAGGCGCAGAACGTGATGGTCCTCCCGCGAGCGGAGGGCTTCACCGTGAAGCTCGTGGACTTCGGCATCGCGCGCGTGCAGCCCCCGGAAGGACTCTCGGGATTGACGACAGGCGGCGCCGTGCTCGGCACGCCGGTGGCAATGGCTCCGGAGCAGATTCGCGGGCAGGCCGTGGATGCGCGCACGGACCTGTATGCGCTCGGAGTCCTGCTCTACCAACTCCTCACGGGGCAACTCCCCTTCGAGGGCACGAGCGCCGTGGAAGTGGAGGAGCAACATCTGCACGCCCCGCCCCCGCGACTGGGCGAACGTGTGCAGGCGACTCCTGCGCTGGAGGCCGTGGTGCAGCGATGCCTCGCGAAGCGCCCCGAGGACCGCTGGCCCGACGTGCCCACGTTCCTCGATGCCCTGCGTGCAGCGCTCGCTCCGGCAACCACCGCGCCCTGGGCCGTGGGCATCTACGTGGATGTCCGGCTCCCGGAATCACTCGAAGAGCCGACGGACGATGACCTCGACGCACGGGATGCCGCGCTGGACGCGGCACGTGACGTGCTGGAAGACGCGGGCTGGATGTTCGCGCTGGAGGGAGGCAACGCCATGCTGGCCTGGCGACTGTTGCCCGATGAAGCTCGGACGCACGCGGAGGAAGATGCACGAAGCCACGCGGAAGCAGTCCTCACCCGGGCGCTCAAGGCGTCCGGCTCCGTGGCCGAGGTGCGCGTCTACGCGCACGCCGCTCCGAGCGAAGTCACCTCCGACGCCCAGGGCCGTCCCCGCCTCGCTGGAAGTGAGTTGTTGAAGTTGGAGAGATGGGCCCAAGGCGGCGCGGCCGGCACTGTCACATGGGCCGATGGACTCATTCCCCGCTGA